In Rutidosis leptorrhynchoides isolate AG116_Rl617_1_P2 chromosome 2, CSIRO_AGI_Rlap_v1, whole genome shotgun sequence, one genomic interval encodes:
- the LOC139890504 gene encoding rac-like GTP-binding protein ARAC7, with the protein MSVSKFIKCVTVGDGAVGKTCMLICYTSNKFPTDYIPTVFDNFSANVAVDGNIVNLGLWDTAGQEDYSRLRPLSYRGADIFVLAFSLISRASYENVLKKWMPELRRFAPNVPVVLVGTKLDLRNDNGYYADHMGSNVITSAQGEELRKQIGASAYIECSSKTQQNVKAVFDTAIKVVLQPPRRKEVVRQKRRKSSGCSIVGIMCGGCAA; encoded by the exons ATGAGTGTTTCAAAGTTCATAAAATGTGTTACTGTTGGTGATGGAGCTGTTGGCAAAACTTGTATGCTCATTTGTTATACTAGTAACAAATTTCCCACT GATTATATTCCAACAGTTTTTGACAATTTCAGTGCTAATGTAGCAGTTGATGGAAACATTGTTAACTTGGGATTATGGGATACTGCTG GTCAGGAAGATTATAGCAGATTAAGGCCACTGAGTTACAGAGGTGCAGATATATTTGTGTTAGCTTTCTCTTTAATCAGTAGGGCAAGCTATGAAAATGTCCTTAAAAAG TGGATGCCGGAACTTCGAAGATTCGCTCCAAATGTCCCCGTAGTACTCGTTGGAACAAAATTAG ACCTTCGCAACGACAACGGATATTATGCTGATCATATGGGTTCTAATGTTATTACTTCTGCCCAG GGCGAGGAACTAAGGAAACAAATCGGTGCATCTGCTTATATTGAATGCAGCTCGAAAACTCAACAG aATGTGAAAGCGGTATTTGATACGGCCATCAAGGTCGTCCTTCAACCTCCTAGGCGTAAAGAGGTGGTGAGGCAAAAAAGGCGTAAAAGTTCAGGGTGCTCGATTGT GGGCATTATGTGTGGTGGTTGTGCAGCGTAA